TCACCACCCAGTGAAAGGTCGCCACTCGGGCTCTAAAGTTTACATGCAGCCTGCTGCTGAAGGTACTGGTGTTATCGCAGGTGGTGCGATGCGTGCAGTACTAGAAGTTGCTGGTGTACACAACGTACTATCTAAAGCGTACGGTTCTACGAACCCAATCAACATCGTTCGTGCAACGATCGATGCGCTAGGTAGTGTGAAGTCGCCAGAAATGGTTGCTGCTAAACGTGGTCTAACTGTTGAAGCTATTTCGGAGTAAGAACACAATGG
This window of the Vibrio azureus genome carries:
- the rpsE gene encoding 30S ribosomal protein S5 yields the protein MAKEQQVQANDLQEKLIAVNRVSKTVKGGRIMSFTALTVVGDGNGRVGFGYGKAREVPAAIQKAMEKARRNMTTIALNEGTLHHPVKGRHSGSKVYMQPAAEGTGVIAGGAMRAVLEVAGVHNVLSKAYGSTNPINIVRATIDALGSVKSPEMVAAKRGLTVEAISE